In Atribacteraceae bacterium, one DNA window encodes the following:
- the cysS gene encoding cysteine--tRNA ligase, which translates to MREVRLYNTLSRCVEGFYPLQEGLVGFYVCGPTVYDLIHIGNARVFVLFDALRRFFETIGFQVRYVQNFTDIDDKIIDRAQQKGEEPRDLAERYIVEYFIDADRLGIKRATHHPRATEHIVDIIDLIRRLEGRGFTYRVAGDILFDTSRVDGYGKLSRKNPAELREGARVEARYRKNHPADFVLWKMAKPGEPYWPSPWGEGRPGWHIECSAMAAYYLGETLDIHAGGCDLLFPHHENEVVQSEAASGRPFVRFWLHNGYLNIANEKMSKSLGNIMTVRELLLRWKPETLRLVLLSTHYRNPINIDESVLAAAQRYVVKLENLLRNFQFIRDRGRETTDTNDVERQFRERIEHLERYFLDTLTDDFNTPQALGVLSEFMRQANSYLEPKRGAWTGDSLRAIGDFLTLVQEILGIIPPTPGDGQEQEIAALVSQRGKAREGKEWSQADQIRKEITVRGYLVEDTPLGPRWYRNVEGSSFESF; encoded by the coding sequence TTGAGAGAAGTCCGTTTGTACAATACACTTTCCCGTTGTGTTGAAGGGTTTTACCCCCTTCAGGAAGGGCTGGTCGGATTTTATGTCTGCGGCCCCACGGTGTATGACCTAATTCATATCGGGAACGCTCGGGTCTTTGTACTCTTTGATGCTCTGCGCCGCTTTTTCGAGACCATCGGGTTTCAGGTTAGGTATGTACAAAATTTTACCGATATCGACGACAAGATCATCGACCGAGCCCAACAAAAAGGGGAGGAACCGCGGGACTTGGCCGAGAGGTATATCGTCGAATACTTTATCGATGCCGACCGTTTGGGAATCAAACGGGCGACGCACCATCCCAGGGCCACCGAACACATAGTGGACATTATTGACCTGATCCGGCGCTTGGAAGGGAGGGGGTTCACCTACCGTGTCGCAGGCGATATTTTATTCGATACAAGCCGGGTGGATGGATATGGTAAGCTCTCCCGGAAAAATCCTGCCGAGCTGCGGGAAGGTGCCCGGGTCGAAGCCCGTTACCGGAAGAATCACCCCGCCGATTTTGTCCTGTGGAAGATGGCTAAACCGGGGGAACCTTACTGGCCAAGCCCTTGGGGCGAGGGAAGGCCGGGCTGGCATATCGAATGTTCGGCTATGGCCGCTTATTACCTGGGCGAGACCCTCGATATTCATGCCGGGGGATGTGATCTGTTATTTCCTCACCACGAAAACGAGGTTGTCCAAAGCGAAGCGGCGAGTGGTAGACCTTTTGTTCGTTTCTGGCTCCACAATGGATATTTGAATATCGCTAACGAGAAGATGTCTAAATCCCTGGGGAATATCATGACCGTTCGGGAGCTGTTATTACGGTGGAAACCGGAAACGTTGCGCCTGGTCTTGTTGTCGACCCACTATCGGAATCCAATCAACATCGACGAGTCGGTCCTGGCCGCAGCACAACGGTACGTGGTGAAACTCGAGAATCTCCTGCGTAATTTCCAGTTTATTCGCGATCGAGGGCGCGAAACGACCGATACAAACGATGTCGAGCGGCAATTCCGGGAACGTATCGAACATCTCGAAAGGTATTTTCTGGATACCCTGACTGATGACTTCAATACCCCTCAGGCCCTCGGGGTTCTCAGTGAGTTCATGAGGCAGGCCAATAGTTATCTCGAGCCGAAACGAGGGGCCTGGACCGGCGATTCCCTTCGTGCGATCGGCGATTTCCTCACCCTGGTACAGGAAATTTTAGGGATAATCCCCCCCACTCCCGGCGATGGGCAGGAACAGGAGATTGCTGCCCTGGTTTCCCAGCGTGGGAAAGCGCGAGAGGGAAAAGAATGGAGTCAGGCGGACCAAATACGAAAGGAAATCACCGTCAGAGGGTACCTTGTTGAGGATACGCCATTGGGACCCCGCTGGTACCGTAATGTAGAAGGGTCTTCCTTTGAATCGTTTTGA
- a CDS encoding septal ring lytic transglycosylase RlpA family protein, with protein sequence MPVLLVCIACLALCLVPVEVLAGRRVYFQEKNDGSYAVYIEERLLLRLRYPGGYSTIQDRAERLTRELETFFSNPPEEAVTFFVNPVNGRVEGHCNDHRIFTVYKEDAAINNSGVIDLALLWLNRLQMEYYHLLGCYRSRVREKINGQASWYGHEFDGNATAAGETFNPYAFTAAHRSFPPGTLVVVTNPVNGRRVVIRINDWGPQKKAREIDLSLAAARAIGIKEEGVMSVVLEVLR encoded by the coding sequence ATGCCTGTTTTATTGGTTTGTATCGCATGTTTGGCGCTATGTCTCGTACCAGTCGAGGTCTTGGCCGGGCGCCGGGTGTATTTCCAGGAAAAGAATGACGGATCTTACGCGGTGTATATCGAGGAGCGGCTGCTTCTGCGCTTGCGTTACCCGGGAGGGTATTCCACTATTCAGGACCGGGCGGAGCGGTTGACCCGGGAACTGGAAACTTTTTTTTCCAACCCGCCGGAGGAGGCAGTCACGTTTTTTGTCAACCCGGTCAACGGACGGGTCGAGGGGCATTGTAACGACCACAGAATTTTTACCGTGTACAAAGAGGACGCAGCCATCAACAATTCCGGTGTGATCGATCTGGCCCTGTTATGGCTGAACCGGCTGCAGATGGAATACTATCATTTGCTGGGCTGTTATCGAAGCCGGGTCAGAGAAAAGATCAACGGCCAGGCATCCTGGTATGGACATGAGTTTGATGGGAACGCCACCGCCGCCGGCGAAACCTTCAATCCCTACGCTTTTACCGCCGCCCACCGTTCCTTTCCGCCCGGAACCCTCGTTGTAGTGACCAACCCGGTCAACGGACGGCGGGTGGTTATCCGGATCAATGATTGGGGACCTCAGAAAAAGGCCCGGGAAATCGACCTGTCCCTGGCCGCGGCGCGGGCAATCGGCATCAAGGAGGAAGGAGTCATGAGCGTGGTCCTCGAGGTTCTCAGGTAA
- the ispF gene encoding 2-C-methyl-D-erythritol 2,4-cyclodiphosphate synthase codes for MMEYRSGIGYDIHPLVSGRSLVLGGIRIPFEKGLAGHSDGDVLCHAIMDALLGAASLPDIGHWFPDTDARYQGIRSTLLLSQVAKLLREKGWEVVNVDATIIAEFPRIAPFRDSIRIALAEALALEPERIGVKATTHEGIGSLGGGVGIACLAVCLVQKGL; via the coding sequence ATGATGGAATATCGCAGCGGTATTGGATACGATATCCATCCTTTGGTAAGCGGGCGTTCACTGGTTCTGGGCGGAATACGGATTCCGTTTGAAAAAGGATTGGCCGGCCACTCGGACGGAGACGTTTTATGTCACGCGATCATGGACGCTTTGTTGGGTGCGGCATCCCTCCCGGATATCGGTCACTGGTTTCCGGATACCGATGCCCGATACCAGGGTATCCGGAGCACTCTCCTGTTGTCCCAGGTTGCCAAATTGCTCCGGGAAAAGGGTTGGGAAGTGGTTAACGTGGATGCGACAATCATCGCCGAGTTTCCCCGGATTGCGCCGTTTCGAGACTCAATACGCATAGCCCTGGCCGAAGCTTTGGCGCTCGAACCGGAGCGGATTGGAGTCAAGGCGACGACTCATGAGGGAATCGGTTCATTGGGAGGGGGTGTTGGAATCGCATGTTTGGCGGTATGCCTTGTGCAAAAAGGATTGTAA
- the ispD gene encoding 2-C-methyl-D-erythritol 4-phosphate cytidylyltransferase, whose product MFHAVIVAAGTGERLDSIVPKQYIPVLGKPLLAYTLYAFDRFSPIQDIVVVINPRHEKLFASTVLGKYRFSKRLRVVHGGDSRQESVGKGIDALTCVENEFVFIHDGVRPFVDEDILNRCAKAVEIHNAVCCALPCVDTIKITRDGKTIDHSLDRKVVWRAQTPQVFRVSLILEAFRKAIAEGYTATDDSSLVEWMGKPVYLVPGSEENFKITTAGDFLRAEELIRWKTT is encoded by the coding sequence GTGTTTCATGCCGTAATAGTCGCTGCCGGCACCGGAGAGAGGTTGGATTCGATTGTGCCCAAGCAATATATACCTGTTCTGGGGAAACCTCTTCTTGCATATACTTTGTATGCTTTTGACCGGTTTTCTCCGATACAGGATATCGTTGTCGTAATCAATCCAAGGCATGAAAAACTCTTTGCCTCAACCGTTCTTGGGAAATACCGTTTTTCAAAGCGTCTTCGTGTTGTCCACGGGGGTGACTCCAGACAGGAGTCCGTTGGGAAGGGGATCGATGCCCTGACCTGCGTCGAAAATGAATTTGTTTTTATCCATGACGGTGTTCGTCCTTTCGTGGACGAAGATATTTTAAACCGGTGTGCCAAGGCGGTGGAAATTCATAATGCGGTCTGCTGTGCGTTGCCCTGCGTGGATACGATCAAAATCACCCGGGATGGCAAGACGATTGATCATTCGCTTGATCGGAAAGTCGTCTGGCGAGCGCAGACACCGCAGGTATTTCGGGTCTCCTTGATTCTTGAGGCCTTCCGGAAGGCCATTGCTGAGGGATACACCGCAACCGACGATTCCTCATTGGTGGAATGGATGGGAAAGCCGGTCTACCTGGTTCCGGGATCGGAAGAAAATTTTAAAATAACCACGGCTGGTGATTTTTTACGGGCGGAAGAATTGATCCGCTGGAAAACAACATGA
- a CDS encoding PIN domain-containing protein has protein sequence MTKTQTILIIVVLFLAFIISFFAFRTPISSLGRTAWGMIAVITLAAGILTFLMEKYSTWSLSEKVKDVFGVFFRLSSVDILVGMTGLILGLVVGVLISYPVSLWQVNNPSLPMLITVMGGVIGFSIFMGRREDIVSIFTGMPKTRLLRGQATGTKILDTSAIVDGRIADVCKTGFIEGDMLVPRFVLKELQQVADSQDPLKRSRGRRGLDILNRMRKEKKVNVRIADRDFPEIRDVDAKLIKLGKVIGGTVITNDFNLNKIAELEGVEVLNINDLANALKPYLLPGEELRVQIIREGKESDQGVGYLDDGTMVVVEGGKRHINNTLDTVVTSVLQTPAGRMIFVRPRGKTIHN, from the coding sequence ATGACCAAAACACAAACTATCTTGATTATCGTTGTACTCTTCTTAGCTTTTATCATTAGTTTTTTTGCCTTTCGTACACCGATTTCCTCTTTGGGTAGGACGGCTTGGGGTATGATTGCGGTCATCACCCTTGCCGCCGGAATCCTCACATTTCTTATGGAAAAATACAGTACCTGGTCACTTTCTGAAAAAGTGAAAGACGTCTTCGGCGTTTTTTTCCGTCTTTCATCGGTGGACATCCTGGTCGGGATGACCGGTCTAATATTGGGGTTGGTCGTGGGGGTCCTGATCAGCTACCCGGTGTCTTTATGGCAAGTCAACAACCCGTCGTTACCCATGCTGATCACCGTTATGGGAGGGGTAATCGGGTTTTCCATATTTATGGGCCGCCGGGAAGATATCGTTTCTATATTTACCGGTATGCCGAAAACGAGGCTATTGCGAGGTCAGGCCACCGGTACTAAAATTCTGGATACCAGTGCCATTGTTGACGGCCGGATTGCCGATGTCTGCAAAACCGGCTTTATTGAGGGAGATATGCTTGTTCCCCGGTTTGTCCTCAAGGAACTGCAACAGGTGGCCGATTCACAGGACCCGCTGAAAAGAAGCCGGGGACGGAGAGGGCTTGACATTCTGAATAGAATGAGAAAGGAAAAAAAAGTCAATGTCCGGATAGCCGATCGTGATTTTCCGGAGATTCGGGATGTCGACGCGAAGCTGATCAAATTAGGCAAGGTGATTGGAGGGACAGTCATCACTAACGATTTTAACCTGAACAAGATCGCCGAACTCGAAGGGGTTGAGGTGCTTAATATCAATGATCTCGCCAATGCCCTGAAGCCCTACCTTCTTCCAGGAGAAGAACTCCGGGTGCAGATCATCAGGGAAGGAAAAGAATCCGACCAGGGTGTCGGGTATCTGGATGACGGTACCATGGTCGTTGTGGAAGGTGGCAAAAGACATATCAACAACACATTGGATACTGTGGTGACCAGTGTCCTGCAAACCCCAGCCGGAAGAATGATTTTTGTCCGCCCCCGAGGCAAGACAATCCATAACTGA
- the radA gene encoding DNA repair protein RadA, whose protein sequence is MAKTDFVCRNCQYSTPRWMGKCPQCGEWNTFLEKIQTPARTKRLSSSVAQPIRLSDVTALELETDRRIPGPLGEVDRVLGGGIVEGSLILLSGDPGIGKSTLLLNLAGGLALLGKNVLYGSSEESLHQLLLRIQRLRIKRNESLFLLSTDRYSDIAQATETTAPQVVVVDSIQNLFHEELDYLPGSVALIRDLSVRFMEMAKRKNVAVVLVGHVTKEGVVAGPRTLEHLVDVVLYLEGEPQSPLRMLRSVKNRFGSTQEVGLLEMKDEGLVELADPGQYFIAEGHASDSGNARTVIVEGKRALLIEVQSLVNPSYLDVPRRVSLGIDLNRLQLLVAVLEKRARVKFAAQDIYLNVVGGLRVTETVTDLAVCFSLASSRLERKTDPRTVYLGEVGLSGEIRPGYMLGSRIQEAFRNGVKRVVCSEYSLGNQASAFPQSLEIVRYKNVVEALIGENIL, encoded by the coding sequence ATGGCGAAAACTGATTTCGTCTGCCGGAATTGCCAGTATTCCACCCCTCGCTGGATGGGAAAATGTCCTCAGTGTGGTGAGTGGAATACTTTTTTGGAGAAAATTCAGACTCCCGCCCGAACGAAGCGATTATCCTCTTCCGTTGCGCAACCCATACGCCTGAGTGACGTAACCGCACTGGAACTGGAAACGGATCGCCGGATTCCCGGCCCATTGGGAGAGGTAGACCGGGTGTTGGGTGGGGGGATTGTCGAGGGATCACTGATTCTTCTGAGTGGTGACCCCGGGATCGGCAAATCGACTCTGCTTTTAAACCTGGCTGGAGGACTTGCTTTATTGGGGAAAAACGTGTTGTACGGGAGCAGCGAAGAATCGCTGCATCAACTTCTGCTTCGTATTCAACGCCTGCGTATAAAACGGAACGAAAGCCTCTTTCTCCTGTCCACCGACCGCTATAGTGATATCGCCCAGGCAACGGAAACAACCGCGCCACAGGTCGTCGTTGTGGATTCCATCCAAAACCTCTTTCATGAAGAACTTGACTATTTACCGGGGAGCGTGGCTTTGATTCGTGACCTCAGTGTCCGGTTCATGGAAATGGCCAAGCGAAAAAACGTCGCCGTGGTCCTGGTTGGACATGTCACCAAGGAAGGGGTGGTGGCCGGACCACGGACCCTGGAACACTTGGTCGACGTGGTTCTCTATCTCGAAGGCGAACCGCAGTCTCCTCTTCGTATGCTGCGAAGTGTCAAGAACCGCTTTGGTTCCACTCAGGAAGTCGGTCTTCTGGAGATGAAAGACGAAGGCTTGGTGGAGTTGGCGGATCCCGGACAGTATTTTATCGCCGAGGGACACGCTTCCGACAGCGGAAATGCCCGGACGGTGATCGTCGAAGGTAAGCGGGCGTTGCTCATCGAGGTCCAGTCGTTGGTCAATCCGTCGTATCTTGATGTGCCCCGGCGGGTCAGTCTGGGTATCGATCTTAACCGGTTACAACTGCTGGTGGCAGTTCTGGAAAAACGGGCCCGCGTGAAGTTTGCCGCCCAGGACATCTATCTGAATGTAGTTGGAGGACTGCGGGTCACCGAAACGGTGACCGATCTTGCGGTGTGTTTCAGCTTGGCATCTTCCCGCCTGGAAAGAAAAACGGACCCCCGGACGGTGTATCTCGGTGAAGTGGGGCTGAGTGGCGAAATTCGGCCTGGTTACATGCTGGGAAGCCGAATCCAGGAAGCCTTTCGTAACGGAGTGAAACGAGTGGTCTGTTCGGAATATTCCTTGGGGAACCAGGCGTCCGCCTTTCCTCAGTCACTGGAAATCGTGAGATATAAAAACGTGGTTGAAGCATTGATCGGTGAAAATATTCTGTAA